In the genome of Penaeus vannamei isolate JL-2024 chromosome 26, ASM4276789v1, whole genome shotgun sequence, one region contains:
- the LOC113811341 gene encoding keratin, type I cytoskeletal 10-like, producing MNKCVSSSHSLTDTTTAGNMSLRIFVKVAAVMAVACVVTADPEAAPGGGYGGSFGGGRPGGLGGGSVGFGRPGFSGSSFGHGGLGGGSFGHGGLGGGSFGHGGLGGGSFGGSFGGRPSAFGRPSFGQQSFGRPSFGQQSFGRPSFGQQSFGSPSFGRPSYGQSYGR from the exons ATGAACAAGTGCGTCAGTTCGTCTCACAGTCTCACAGACACAACAACCGCAGGCAACATGAGTCTTCGCATATTC GTGAAGGTGGCAGCCGTGATGGCGGTGGCGTGCGTCGTGACGGCTGATCCTGAAGCTGCTCCTGGCGGAGGCTACGGTGGTAGCTTCGGCGGTGGAAGGCCGGGTGGATTGGGTGGAGGCTCCGTCGGCTTCGGTCGTCCTGGCTTTTCTGGGAGTTCATTTGGACACGGCGGATTAGGCGGAGGTTCATTTGGACACGGCGGATTAGGCGGAGGTTCATTTGGACACGGCGGATTAGGCGGAGGTTCCTTCGGAGGCTCATTCGGAGGACGTCCATCTGCTTTTGGCCGCCCATCCTTCGGACAACAGTCCTTCGGCCGCCCATCCTTCGGACAACAGTCCTTCGGCCGCCCATCCTTCGGACAACAGTCCTTCGGCAGCCCATCCTTCGGCCGCCCATCCTACGGCCAGTCGTATGGCCGCTAG
- the LOC113811342 gene encoding keratin, type I cytoskeletal 10-like isoform X1 — MNKCVSSSHSLTDTTTAGNMTSLRTFVKVAAVMAVACVVTADPEAAPGGGYGGSFGGGRPGGLGGGSVGFGRPGFSGSSFGHSGVGGGSFGHGGLGGGSFGHGGLGGSSFGHSGVGGGSFGGSFGGRPSAFGRPSFGQQSFGRPSFGQQTFGRPSFGQQSFGSPSFGRPSYGQSYGR, encoded by the exons ATGAACAAGTGCGTCAGTTCGTCTCACAGTCTCACAGACACAACAACCGCAGGCAACATGACAAGTCTTCGCACATTC GTGAAGGTGGCAGCCGTGATGGCGGTGGCGTGCGTCGTGACGGCTGATCCTGAAGCTGCTCCTGGCGGAGGCTACGGTGGTAGCTTCGGCGGTGGAAGGCCGGGTGGATTGGGTGGAGGCTCCGTCGGCTTCGGTCGTCCTGGCTTTTCTGGGAGTTCATTTGGACATAGCGGAGTAGGCGGAGGTTCATTTGGACACGGCGGATTAGGCGGAGGTTCATTTGGACACGGCGGATTAGGCGGAAGTTCATTTGGACATAGCGGAGTAGGCGGAGGTTCCTTCGGAGGCTCATTCGGAGGACGTCCATCTGCTTTTGGCCGCCCATCCTTCGGACAACAGTCCTTCGGCCGCCCATCCTTCGGACAACAGACCTTCGGCCGCCCATCCTTCGGACAACAGTCCTTCGGCAGCCCATCCTTCGGCCGCCCATCCTACGGCCAGTCGTATGGCCGCTAG
- the LOC113811342 gene encoding keratin, type I cytoskeletal 10-like isoform X3: MNKCVSSSHSLTDTTTAGNMTSLRTFVKVAAVMAVACVVTADPEAAPGGGYGGSFGGGRPGGLGGGSVGFGRPGFSGSSFGHSGVGGGSFGHGGLGGSSFGHSGVGGGSFGGSFGGRPSAFGRPSFGQQSFGRPSFGQQTFGRPSFGQQSFGSPSFGRPSYGQSYGR; encoded by the exons ATGAACAAGTGCGTCAGTTCGTCTCACAGTCTCACAGACACAACAACCGCAGGCAACATGACAAGTCTTCGCACATTC GTGAAGGTGGCAGCCGTGATGGCGGTGGCGTGCGTCGTGACGGCTGATCCTGAAGCTGCTCCTGGCGGAGGCTACGGTGGTAGCTTCGGCGGTGGAAGGCCGGGTGGATTGGGTGGAGGCTCCGTCGGCTTCGGTCGTCCTGGCTTTTCTGGGAGTTCATTTGGACATAGCGGAGTAGGCGGAG GTTCATTTGGACACGGCGGATTAGGCGGAAGTTCATTTGGACATAGCGGAGTAGGCGGAGGTTCCTTCGGAGGCTCATTCGGAGGACGTCCATCTGCTTTTGGCCGCCCATCCTTCGGACAACAGTCCTTCGGCCGCCCATCCTTCGGACAACAGACCTTCGGCCGCCCATCCTTCGGACAACAGTCCTTCGGCAGCCCATCCTTCGGCCGCCCATCCTACGGCCAGTCGTATGGCCGCTAG
- the LOC113811342 gene encoding keratin, type I cytoskeletal 10-like isoform X2, producing MNKCVSSSHSLTDTTTAGNMTSLRTFVKVAAVMAVACVVTADPEAAPGGGYGGSFGGGRPGGLGGGSVGFGRPGFSGSSFGHGGLGGGSFGHGGLGGSSFGHSGVGGGSFGGSFGGRPSAFGRPSFGQQSFGRPSFGQQTFGRPSFGQQSFGSPSFGRPSYGQSYGR from the exons ATGAACAAGTGCGTCAGTTCGTCTCACAGTCTCACAGACACAACAACCGCAGGCAACATGACAAGTCTTCGCACATTC GTGAAGGTGGCAGCCGTGATGGCGGTGGCGTGCGTCGTGACGGCTGATCCTGAAGCTGCTCCTGGCGGAGGCTACGGTGGTAGCTTCGGCGGTGGAAGGCCGGGTGGATTGGGTGGAGGCTCCGTCGGCTTCGGTCGTCCTGGCTTTTCTGGGA GTTCATTTGGACACGGCGGATTAGGCGGAGGTTCATTTGGACACGGCGGATTAGGCGGAAGTTCATTTGGACATAGCGGAGTAGGCGGAGGTTCCTTCGGAGGCTCATTCGGAGGACGTCCATCTGCTTTTGGCCGCCCATCCTTCGGACAACAGTCCTTCGGCCGCCCATCCTTCGGACAACAGACCTTCGGCCGCCCATCCTTCGGACAACAGTCCTTCGGCAGCCCATCCTTCGGCCGCCCATCCTACGGCCAGTCGTATGGCCGCTAG